Proteins from one Doryrhamphus excisus isolate RoL2022-K1 chromosome 19, RoL_Dexc_1.0, whole genome shotgun sequence genomic window:
- the palm1b gene encoding paralemmin 1b, with product MAEVSQEERLQVIAEKRKKQTEIENKRRQLDDDRRQLQHLKSKALRERWLLDGAPAEEETQKRLQEDEVKTKILEQVILRLEQEIEELETGVPANKGVAKENGGENGVAQTPKREVAGMEAKLLGPSPDQASAENPVTLVFMGYKTVEEEQESRTAPGVDAADGNVKAEFVVIEDGEAKAAGAADTQDRAPPNGSMAEKEKANGGGEEGDKDQEKKQTCKCCVVM from the exons GAGAAAAGGAAGAAGCAAACAGAGATTGAAAACAAGCGGAGGCAGCTGGATGATGACCGACGGCAACTCCAGCATCTCAAG TCCAAGGCGCTGAGGGAGCGCTGGTTGCTAGACGGAGCTCCGGCCGAGGAGGAGACTCAGAAGCGTCTGCAGGAGGACGAGGTGAAGACCAAAATCCTGGAGCAGGTCATCCTGAG GCTGGAGCAAGAGATTGAAGAACTGGAGACCGGCGTGCCAGCCAACAAGGGCGTGGCCAAAGAAAATGGAG GCGAGAACGGCGTAGCGCAGACCCCTAAGAGGGAGGTGGCCGGCATGGAAGCGAAGTTGCTGGGCCCCAGCCCGGACCAGGCCAGCGCCGAGAACCCGGTCACGTTGGTTTTCATGGGCTACAAGAcggtggaggaggagcaggagagcCGCACGGCGCCGGGCGTGGATGCGGCGGACGGCAACGTGAAGGCCGAGTTTGTGGTGATCGAGGACGGGGAGGCCAAGGCGGCCGGGGCGGCCGACACCCAGGACCGGGCCCCGCCCAACGGGAGCATGGCGGAGAAGGAAAAGGCCAACGGTGGCGGGGAGGAAGGCGATAAAGACCAGGAGAAGAAACAGACCTGCAAGTGCTGCGTTGTCAtgtga